The nucleotide window CATTGGCCACGAAGTCCCGTCGTACGGCCTCTATGCGGCGGGCCTCGGTCAGGTCCTCGACAAGGAGCAGCACGAGCCGGGAGCCCAGCGGCGCGACCCGCGCGGAGACGGCGAGCGCCTCGCCGCGTCCCGTGCCGCGCCTGGGCAGGTCCAGCTCGACCTGGCGTATCTCGCCGTCCCGGCGCGTGTCACGGGCCATCTGGAGCATCGGCTCGATGGCGAGCTTTCCGCCCCGGACGAGACCGAGGGCGTACGCGGCCGAGCTGGCCTTGACGACCGCGTCGGCCTCGTCGAGCACGACGGCGGAGGAGCGGAGCACGGACAGGACCGTGTCCACACCGGGCGGAAGCACCGGGTCCGTGTGCAGCGAGGTCCTGGTCGGACGCTTCTGCTCGCGCTCGCTGAAGCGGAACGCGAGCATGGCGATGACACCGGTGAGTACTCCGGCGATCGCTGCCGCTGCGGCGACCGCCGCGTTCACGTCCATGCGTCCAGGTTAGGCACGAGGTCCGACATCCCCACAGCCATCGAAGGGCGACCTCGAACACTCGTCGCCCAGAGTTCACCTTGGAGCCAGTATTGGTTCATTTGGGATGCCGGAAACCGACGCGTACAGGCCGGATCGTGGGAGCGTGGGGTTCACGAGCGGACGTAAGAGAGGAACACCCTGATGCGGGACGCGTACCACGAGGAACTGGACTCGATCGGCGAGGGCTTGGTCGAGATGGCCCGGCTGGTGGGGTCGGCGATCGGACGCGCCACCACCGCCATGCTCGACGCCGACCTGAAGCTGGCCGAGAGCGTCATCGAGGCCGACCAGAAGGTCGACGACCTCCAGCACGATCTGGAGGCCCGCGCGATAGCACTGCTCGCCCGGCAGCAGCCGGTCGCCACGGACCTCCGTATCGTCGTGACCTCGCTGCGCATGTCCGCCGACCTCGAGCGCTCCGGCGACCTCGCCCAGCATGTGGCGAAGCTGGCCCGGCTGCGCTTCCCGGACCGCGCGGTCCCGCGCGACCTGCACGCCACGATCCTGGAGATGGGCCAGCTCGCCCAGCGGCTGATGGCCAAGGCGGCCGAGGTCGTCATCACCAAGGACGTCGACCTGGCGCTCCAGCTGGAGCAGGACGACGACGCCATGGACCTCCTGCACCGCACGCTCTTCCAGCACCTGATGGACGACCGCTGGAAGCACGGCATCGAGACCGCCGTCGACGTAACCCTGCTCGGCCGCTACTACGAGCGCTTCGCCGACCACGCGGTGTCGGTCGCCAAGCGGGTGGTGTACCTGGTGACGGGTGAGCACGCGGACGACCTCCAGCCGGACATCCAGCCGGTGACGGGGGTGGAGGGGGCGTAGTCCCCAAGGATGCCGGGATTGGTGGTGCCGGGAGCGGGATCGGCGTTGCCGGGATCGGGATCGGCGGTGCCGGGATGGCGCGGGAGGGCTTGCGGTTTCGGGTTGCTGTCGGAGGGCTTGCGGACGCCTCTGTGCGCCGTTGATGCGCCCGGCTGAGCGGGCCTGCAATGGGCATCACATGGGCACAGGCACCAGCCTTCGAAGTCTCCGATGCCTTCGATGCCTTCGATGCCCTTTGAGGAGGGACAGGGACCATGGCCGAATCCCCCAGCCCCAGCCCCGGTACGCCCGATCCGACACAGCAGCGCGACACCCAGCAGCCGGCCGACATCAAGAGCCTGCCGCTGTTCGGCGCGTGCGGTTGCGGCTCCGGATGCGGGTGCGGGTGCCAGTCCGGCAGTCCGTGCCAGTGCGGTTGAGTCCGGCTGCTCTCGTGAGTGTGTGAGGTCTCGTATGTAGGTGACTCGTACGTGGATGACTCGTACTTGGTCGACTCGTACGTGGATGAAGGGGGCCCGTCCTCGGTGGCGGGCCCCCTTCCTTCATGCTGGGGTCGGGCTCAGCACGCCCAGTCTTCGAGGCTCTCCCGGGCGGCGACGATCTCGACCGCCAGGGAGCCGTCGGCCGGCCCGTCCACGGTCAGATACGCGTCGGTCCCGTCGATCTCCTTGCTGAAGCAGTCGCCCTCGCGCTGCCTCCAGCCGCCCGCCTGCGCGGCCTCGCGGTAGTGGGCAAGGGCGGCCTCATGGGTCCCGTCGTACGTGTACGAGTGCCCGGCGACCACGAACAGATCGTCGTCGTCGCACGACTCGTACGACTCCTTCTCCCCGGCCCCGTCCGGCGCCACGTCGAGCACGGCGTCGGCCGCCAGCGCCTCTCCGAGGTCCTCCTCCGAGTCCCCGCACCCGTACTCGAACAGGACGTACCCGGCCGGGGACACCACGAGCGTGGCCCCCACCCCGATTACCGCGCCGAAGGCAGCCACCGCCGCGGCCACCCATATCCCCACCCTGTGTCTACGCATGGCCGGGGACGCTATCGCACACGCGTGTCACGCCCCCGCCGCGCGAGAGGTCGCTCGTACGCCCGTACGAGCGCAGCATGGAGGGGAGAGGCGGAGAGAGGAGGGGAGGGGAGGAGGGGAGGAGGGGAGGGGCGCGGAAGCGAAACGGACGGGGGAGAGACAAGGAAGGAGGTGCGAGGCCATGACGCAGTTCATGGACGTCCACCATGGGATGAAGGGCATCACCCGCGACCAGCTGCAGGCGGCCCACCAGGCGGACCTCGCCATTGAGAAGGAGGAGGGCGTGCACTTCGAACGGGCCTGGGCGGACCCGAACTCCGGCACCGTCTACTGCCTGTCGGAGGCCCCCTCGGCGGAAGCGGTCCAGCGCATCCACGAGCGGACCGGTCACAAGGCGGACGAGATCCACGCGGTCCCGCTGTCGGTCTGAGCGGTTCACGGGACGGGAGGACGGCCCCCTGCGGGATGAGGGAGCCCGTGGCGGAGGGCTCTGAGGTCAGCCCGTGCAGCCCGGGACGGCTCCTGTCGGGCGGCACTGGTTGGGGGTGTTGCCGGTGACGGTGGCGAAGAAGAGGCTGACCTGGCTGCCACTGCCCTCGTAGATGCCGCCACCGCCGAGCGGGCCGTTCGCGGTGTTGCCGATCACGCGGCTGGTCATCAGCGTGGCGCGGGCGGGCGAGGTGGTGCGCAGGCCACCGCCCTCGGCGTCGGCGGTGTTCGCCTGCACCGTGGTGGCGTTGAGGGTCAGGGTGCTGCCGGCGTGGCTGACACCTCCGCCGCTCTCATCGGCCTCGTTCTCGATGACGGCGGTGGAGTTGAGCGTGACGGAGGCGCCGGACCGGCTGCGGATACCCCCGCCGAACCCGGCGCGGCTCTCCCGGACACTGCCGCTCTGCACGGTGAGGGAGCTGCCGGGGTCGGAGACGCGGATGGCGCCGCCGGAGTCACCGGTGGACACCTGACCGTTGACGACGTGGATCGAGTTCAGGGTCAGCTTGCCGCCCGACGCGACTTCGAAGAGACGGAAGTGGGGGGTGCCGGCCGCCGACGAGCGACTGATGGTGGTGTTGTACCCGCTGATGGTGAACGTGCCGGTGACGTTCGGCAGCCCGTTGCTCGGGCTCACGGTGTCCGTGAGGGTGTAGGTACAGCTGGGCGCCAGGGCGATGGCCTCGTTGCTCGTGTTGGAGGCGGTGATCGCGGCCCTGAGAGCGGCGACGTTCCCGCAGGGCACGACGGTCACGGCATGCGCGGGCGCCACGGGCAGCAGGGCGAGGCAGAGGCCGAGCACTGCGGCGGCCCCGAGGGCGGTCGCCCGGTGCCGCCTGACCTCCAACGGGCCCCTTACCTCCAACGGGCCCTTGTGTGTGCTCTTCAACGTGTGCTCCTCGATTCGATTCACGTTTACTCGTTCTTATTCGTTCCTATTCATGCGCATTCGCGCCTATTCGTTCCTATTCGTACGTATTCGCGTGTGGGCGAATACGCACGAGGACACCGACCGACGATGGCCACCAGCCCTCGCAGCGCCCCTACCAGCCAAGACCGCCGTCAAGCGACCACGCCACGCGGCATGGTCCAACCAGGTACCGGTTCCACCCATCCGGATCCACTCGTCCGGAGCCATCCGTCGGAATCCACCCGTCGGGAGCCGCCCTCCGGAGCCGCCGTCCGGAGCCGCCGTCCGGAACCGCCGGACATTCGCCGGTCGCGAGCCCCCCGACCACACAGACCCCTAAATGATCACGGAATAGTCACCTCTCCCGCACATCTCTCCACACACCACTCCCCCGGGCACTACGGTCACTCCACCCGAAACACCCTGGGGGGACGACCACATGACCAACCCGTACACCGCGCCCATACCTCCGACGCCGCGCACGCCGGACACCCGGCCGCTCCACAAGCGCGTACTGGTGTGGGTCGGCGGCTCGGCCCTGTTCATCGCGGGCGCGTTCATCGGCTCCACGGGGGACGACGGCCAACAGCCGGTCGAGACCAAGGTCAAGCCCGCGACGACCGTCACGGCGACGGCCACGGTGACGGCCACGCCGGAGCCCGGCCCGACCGTCACCGAGACCGTCAAGGCCAAGGCGAAGCCCCGCCCCACGGTCACCGTCACCAAGACGGCCGCGGCGGAGGCGGCGGACAGCTCCGATGCCGACGGCGACAGCGGGGACAGCGGGGACAGCGGGGACAGCGGGGACAGCACCGGAACGTGCTCGATCGTCTCCAACTCGGGCAACTGCTACTCGGCCGGCCAGTTCTGCCGGAACGTCGACCACGGCGCCGTGACCACTACAGCGAGCGGCGCGAGGATCAAGTGCACGTACAGCTCGAACGCTTGGCGGTGGTCGTACGCGTGACGGGGCAAACCGCCTCAGGAGTACGCAAGTTCAGCAACGTACCCAACCTCAGGGCTGCCGCGCCGAAGTCCCCCCAGCCTCCTCGCGCACCTCGCCCTCCCCCTGGACCTGGCTCCCCTCCCAAACCTGGTTTTCCTCCTGAACCCGGTTCTCCTCCTGAACTCGGTTGTCCGTCTGGACCTGGCTCTCCTCCGCCAGCCGCCGCGTCAGCCCCCAGTACCCCACCGCCGCCACCGTCCCCACCACCGCGCATATCCCCCACAGCCATTCCGCCCCCCACCGGTCGATGACGAGGCCGGACATGAGCGGAGCGACGAGGGCGGCGACGGACCAGGACATGGTGTACATGCCCTGGTAGCGGCCGCGGCCGTGGAGCGGGGAGAGGCGGACGACCAGGCCGGTCTGGGTGGGCGCGTTGACGATCTCGGCCAGGGTCCACACGCACACCGTGAGGGCGAAGACGCCGACCGAGCCAGCGAAGGCGGTCAGGCCGAAGCCGTAGCCGGCGAGGAGCGCGGAGCCGACGAGAAGCCGTCCGGGGTCCCGGTGTTCGATGAAGCGGGTGACGGGGATCTGGAGGGCGACGATCAGGACGCCGTTGACGGCGATGGCGAGGCCGTACTCCGCGGGCGTGAACCCGGCCTCGCCCATCGCGACCGGCAGGCCGACCGAGCCCTGCTGGAAGATCAGGGCGATGAGGAAGGACAGGCCGACGACGCTCATGAAACGGCCGTCGCGCAGTACGGTGCCGAGTCCGCTCTCGGGCTCGGGCCCGAGCCCGGCGGCGGTCTTGGCGGCGGTCACATCGGGCCGGGACTCCGGCAACTTCAGGAAGACGACGATCGCGCAGGCCATGGTCATACCGGCCTCGATCAAAAACCCGGCGCGGTAACTGACCTCGGCGATGAACCCGGCGGCCATGGCGGAGACGGCGAAACCGAGGTTGATGGCCCAGTAGTTGAGGGAGAACGCGCGGACGCGGTCCTCGGGCCGGACGATGTCCGCCATCATCGCCTGCACGGCCGGGCGGGAGGCGTTGCTCGTCGCGCCCACGAGGAAGGCCACGGCCGCGATCGCGACGGGGTCCGTGACGAAGCCGAGCAGCGCGACGGAGACGGCCGTCGAGCCCTGGGCGATCAGCAGGGTGGGCCGCCGCCCGAGCCGGTCGGCCATGACACCGCCGCCGAGGGAGGAGACGACACCGCCGAACCCGTGGAGCGAGGCGACCAGGCCGGCGTACGCGGCGGAATAGCCGCGGTCGAGCGTCAGATAGAGCGCCATGAACGTCGCCACGAACGCGCCGAGCCGGTTGACCAGCGTGCTGGTCCACAGCCACCAGAACTCACGGGGCAGTCCCGAGACGGTCTCCCGAAGGGCGCGTCTCGCGGCGACTAGCGGCATAAGGGGTCCCCCCACGGATCAGACGGTCGAAGCGGCTCACAAGGCGCGCAAATGGCGCAAGTGAGGCAAGTGGCGCAAGGACCATGTAAGCGGCTCAGGCGGCATGCACAACTTACGTGTACGGCCCACCGGAGGCCACTCGATTACCGCCTTGTCCGCCCACTGACCGGGCACGTCACCGCTCCCGGCCGTCGATTACGCTCGGAGCCATGGCCGACGCACCGTACAAGCTGATCCTGCTCCGCCACGGCGAGAGCGAGTGGAACGAGAAGAACCTGTTCACCGGCTGGGTGGACGTCAACCTCACTCCGAAGGGCGAGAAGGAGGCGACGCGCGGCGGTGAGCTGCTCAAGGACGCCGGCCTGCTCCCGGACGTGCTGCACACCTCCCTCCAGCGACGCGCCATCCGCACCGCGCAGCTGGCCCTGGAATCCGCCGACCGCCACTGGATCCCGGTCCACCGCAGCTGGCGTCTGAACGAGCGCCACTACGGCGCCCTCCAGGGCAAGGACAAGGCGCAGACCCTGGCCGAGTTCGGCGAGGAGCAGTTCATGCTGTGGCGCCGCTCGTACGACACCCCGCCGCCGCCCCTCGCGGACGACTCGGAGTTCTCGCAGGCCGCCGACCCGCGCTACGCGACGATCCCGCCGGAGCTGCGCCCTCGCACGGAGTGCCTGAAGGACGTCGTCGTCCGCATGCTCCCGTACTGGTACGACGGCATCGTCCCCGACCTCCTGGCCGGCCGTACGGTCCTGGTCGCGGCCCACGGCAACAGCCTCCGCGCCCTCGTCAAGCACCTCGACGGCGTCTCGGACGAGGACATCGCGGGCCTGAACATCCCGACGGGCATCCCTCTGTCCTACGAACTGGACGCCGACTTCAAGCCCCTGAACCCCGGCGGCACCTACCTCGACCCGGACGCGGCGGCCGCGGCGATCGAGGCGGTCAAGAACCAGGGCAAGAAGAAGTAGGTTTTGTGATCATGCCCCTGAGCTGCGCATACGACGCGACTCAGGGGCGTTTCCATGCTGTGGAACCTCTCTGGAACCTCAGTCCGTGTGATCTTGCGGCCGGAGAGCCTGCCCGAGAGCCTTCCGAGCCCGCTCCCGGCTGCTCGGCATGAGATGCTCGTACACCTTCAGCGTCAGCCCTGGGTCCGAGTGACCGAGGTACTCCGCGAGGGCCTTGATGCTCTCCCCGGCATCCAGGAGCACGGACGCGTAGAAGTGCCGTAGCGCGTGCATGCCGTGCTCGCGGGCGGCGGCGTGCTCGCGGCTCTTGGCCTTCGGGATGACGCCCGCCTTGGCGAGAGCGGGCTTCCAGTGGTCTTCGTTCAGCGACGTACGCCAGACGTGCCCGCCGTTGGGGCCCGTGAAGATGAGCCGCCGGGTCACCGGTTGGCCGTTCGCCCGCATCCACGGGAGCTTGATCTCCACAGGCGGGAACCGCTTGATGTGCTCCTGTAGCGCCTCTGCCACGGGATCGGGCAGCGGCACGTCACGGAGCTTGCCGCCCTTCGGGGGCGCGAACACTGCCTTGCTCAGGCTCAGCTTGAGTTGCTGCACCACGTGCACGGTGCCGCTGTCGAAGTCGATGTCATCCACGGACAGCCCGAGGATCTCCGCTTGCTGCAGGCCGCATCCGGCGCCCACGTCGACCATCGGTCGGAAGCGGTCGACCATGGCGGCGCGCATGGCGAAGACGCGCTCAGGCTCCCAGGGGACGACGCGGCGCGCACCGATGGCCGGCGGGGTCACCGTGTGCGAGTGGCAGGGGTTCCGGTGTAGGCATCCGTCCTCTACGGCTGCCGAGAGCACGGCACGGACGTTAGAGAAGATGACACGTGCGTACGCGCCGGACATGCCGGACGCTTCGAGCTGCGTCACGAACTCCCGGATGTGGCTCGGCTGGAACGATCCGAGCTGACGCGCCCCGATGCGGGGGAAGGCGTGCAGCTTGAGCTGAGACTCCATTGACGCACGGGTGTTGGGATCGCCGCTCTGACTCGCGAGCCACTTCTCCGCGAACTCCTGGAACGTCGTACGGGACGCGTTCGGGTCGATGAAGTCGCCGCGCGCCAGGTCCGCTTGCATGGCGCTCAGCCACTGCTCGGCGATGCGCTTCTGTCCGTCGGGGAAGGACTTGTTCTTTCGCTTGCCGTCGGGCGTGAGGTAGCGGGCTTGGTAGCGCATCCCCGTGCGGTAACGGTCGGTCTTGCTCGGACGGTCTTGCCGTCGGTACCGGTGGTGGTCTTGATCCAGCGGTCGAAGATGTGGCCAGCCATGAGGGCTGTCTCCTTCGGTCGGTAGCAGGGAGCGGGAGAGCCAAGGGGCAGCTCTCCGGCCGGTTTTGGGGTGTGGTGGGCCGGGCCCGCTACTTGCCACGGGCCTGATCACTGGGGGTTTGGGTTGCTAGCGGGGTTGCTACCGGTAGCGGGTGGGGTTGCTACCGATAGCAGCGTCCGGCGGTGGTTCAGGGAGGCGGAGACAGGGTGCCGGGCGGCTTCCTGAGGGGGGTTTTCGGGGGTGTCGGGGGTGTGCCTCCCTGCCTCCCTGAGGGGGTGTCTGCGCTGGTCAGGGAGAGGGAGGCGGGCCAGGGAGGTGGTCAGGGAGTTCTCCCTGTCTCCCTTGACCGGGCGAGCGTTCCTCCCTGCCGGTCGCGGTGTCCGGCGGGGCCCGGCGGGGAGGCGGAGACAGGTGCTCCGAAGGGCTTCCAGGGCCGGTTTCCGGGAGGGTTCCGACAGTGCCTCTCCGCCTCCCCAACAGGTCCTTTGCGCACCGCGACGGCCGAAAAGGCGTTAGGGAAGCTGCGCAACGAGGGGCTTGTCAGGGGGATTCACGGAATCGGGACGGAGGTACTGGACCGTCCCGCCCCGATGTCCTCGGGAGCCCAGTGGCAGGACCGAGGACGCCGTACCGGGTCCAGTTGGGGAGACGGAGAACGGTCCGACTCCCACCAGGCGGCAGTTGTGGGCGGCACCCGCAGACGGGGCGCAGGCGCTGGACATCACGCCTGGCTCGGATGTGATCAGGCGGCGCCGTGTGTATCGCGACCGGCACGGCATCGTCGCGCACTCGACCTCATGGATTCCTGACCGGTACGGCAGGCTGATCCCGCAACTAGCGAAGAGCGAGCGTCTGACCGGCGGAACTTCGCTACAGCTCATTGCCCAGACCACCGACCGCCCGATCACTCACCGGATCGACACCGCTTCGGCGCGCCTGCTGACGCCGGGGGACGGCTCTTGGAGTTGGACCCTGCGGACCCGCCCAGAGAACCAGTGGTCGTGATGACGGCAAAGTTCGTTGACAGCGAGGGCAACGTTGTTGAGTACGGCGTTGACCTCGGAGTCCCCGGCCGCAAGTGGCGAACGGAATCGGAAGTCGCGCAGTGACAGCCGCCAACGACGCCCGCCGGCCGTTCTGCGTCCCGACGGCGGGGCTTCCCGGCTCGGGAAAGACGACTCTGTCGCGTGCGCTGACAGCCCGTGGCTTCGTCAGGCTGTGCCCAGACGAAGAGATGTACCGCCGACACGGCGTGTACGGGGTCGACTTCCCCCGGGGGACGTTTCCGACCCTTGAGCGTCCTGTCCTCGAAGAGATCTCCGTAGAGCTTCGCCAGCAACTCCGGGCCGGGCGCGATGTGGTGGTCGACCATGGTTTCTGGACGCCGGACGACCGTGCTCACTGGCGGTCAATCGCGACTGATGCGGGCGCGCACTCTGTGGTGGTCTACCTTTGAGGCCAGCCACGAAGAACTCTGGTCGCGGGTGAGCAAGCGCAACGCGCGGCACGAAGCCGATCCGAACTCGATCTACTTCGCGGAGAGCGACCTGATCCGCTACCGGAATCGGTTCGTACCTCCCGCGCCAGAAGAGCCGCACTTGGTCTACGACGGCGACCCTGATTCGGTACTGAAGGTGCTGGAAGACGATCCAGCGCCCCGTCAGAGCAGAGGCTAGAAGGTGCGGCCTATGGCCGCGCGACTCTTGGCAGCGAGCTGCGCTCGCGCGCGACGGCCGCCCTAGCCGCTGGGCTCCGTCGCGCGCTTCCGCTGGTCTACCCGAAGTGTGGCGCTGACCGGTAGGCGGGCGTGATGGGCAGGTGAGAGGTGATGTGACGCGGGCGTCACAGCGGGTCTGCCTGCCCGGAGTTCTACGACGTCGGCTGAGCCGGGCGCCGGCCCGCCTTCTCGAAGTTGCAGTCGAGCCCGGCGTCAGGGTCGACGATGAGCCGCAGGCGTAGCTCGCTCCCGTCGGGGACGTAATCCAGTGACTGGATGCGGTTGCCCAGCTTCAGGTCGAGGGTCTGCGGGGTGACACCCTCGACGCCCTCGAAGAGGTACCACTCGCCAGTGCCGTCGACCCGCCGTGGCTCATTTTCTATGCCGTCGGTGTGGACAAGGAACTTCGTGGCACTGACGGTGCCGTCCGCGGCGAGGTCGAGCGTGGCCCCCGTCCCCGCGCAGTCCCCCTTCCAGTGGCCGATGACCTGGTTTCTGGTGACGGGCGGGAGGTCCTCGTCGTCCGCCGGGCCGCAGGCCGTGGCCAGCGCGAGAACCAGTGCGGCGCCTGCCACGTGCGACGGTCTTCCGCGAAAGGCGACCATCAGCGTTGCTCCCTCGTTTTTCGGTGACGGGCGGGAGGTCCATGCCCGCCGCCGCGACGCAGGCTGTGGCCAGCGTGAGAAAAACCTACCGTTGGGATACTTGTTCCCTGGTGTCCGGGCTAGGACCGGGGCCCTTCTGGGCGGGTGTGCCGCCCTCGTCGCAGCGGATCTGCCTAGGGGTTTGGGTGTGACGCGGCCATCACGTGTGACGGTGTGACGAGACGTCGGGCGGGAGCTCCCGAGTGCTCGGGCGCTTGTCGTGTTGCTTGTCGTCTCGCTTGTCGCTTGTGTTGTCGCTTGTCGCATCCCAGGTCAGAGCACGTTCTTCGGCCCTCTGAGGGGCCCGAGGCCCCATCGGCCGGTGTTACGAGCAAGAAGAGCACGCCATGGCGCGCGGTGCTCCTCTTGCTCGCAGCGCGAGCCCGACTTGGCGCGGCTGAGGACGAAGACCACCCGGCGGCGCGGGGGTGGTCTCTTTTCCTTCGGACTGCCGCAGCGTCCGCACCCGCCCCTTACTAAGAGCACGCCGTGACCTGCGAAAACCTGCTCTTAGTAACAGGCGGTGGCCGGACGCTGCGGACACTGGCGGACGCTACACATTTTGTTTAGCGTCCACAGGAACAGTGCAGTTCAGAGGCGGTAAGAGAGGACCGGCGGACGCTGCGGACGCTGTTTTCCCTCAACTCTCTAGTAGTGGGAGGAGGGACGGCTTTTCCGGCGGGGGCAGGGGCGCGGTGGGCACGGCCGTCCTGCCCCCTGCGGAAAAGCCTCCAGAAGCCCCCGGAGCGGTAGAGGCCCGACGGCGCGCCCGCTGGTCTGCCGTCTGGCCCTTGGAATGCCGTCCTCGGACGCGTACGGGGCAAGGTGTCAGGCCGGGGTGTCAGAGGGTGTCAGCGTCAGGTGTCAGGCGGGTGTTAGAACGGGTGACACCCGCGTTTGCCTAGGGGGTTGGGTGTCAGGGGGCCGTAACGGCGTCAGGTGTCAGACGACCGTCAGGGCGGGGTGAGGCGTCTCGATGCGATGCTCTGGCGGTACTTCGCCGACATCGCACGCGACGGATGCGGGTGGGCGCCTCGAAGACGCGCGGCCGTAGGCCGCTCCTTCTTGCCCTTCCTCCCCCGGCGCGCCGGCACGCTCATGCCCTTGTCGCTTGTCGTGACAAGACGGGACCGTACTGCAGGGGTAGTCCGGAGCAGGCTCTGACCTGCGAGCCGACAAGCGACAAGACAAGCGACAAGTGGACCAGGCCCGTGGGTTAGCCCGGGCACGGCGAGGGACTACGATCTGGCGATTTCTTGCCGGAGCTGGTGGGTGAAGCGACGCAGGAGGTCTAGCGTCTCTCGG belongs to Streptomyces graminofaciens and includes:
- a CDS encoding phosphoglyceromutase, which produces MADAPYKLILLRHGESEWNEKNLFTGWVDVNLTPKGEKEATRGGELLKDAGLLPDVLHTSLQRRAIRTAQLALESADRHWIPVHRSWRLNERHYGALQGKDKAQTLAEFGEEQFMLWRRSYDTPPPPLADDSEFSQAADPRYATIPPELRPRTECLKDVVVRMLPYWYDGIVPDLLAGRTVLVAAHGNSLRALVKHLDGVSDEDIAGLNIPTGIPLSYELDADFKPLNPGGTYLDPDAAAAAIEAVKNQGKKK
- the phoU gene encoding phosphate signaling complex protein PhoU, with protein sequence MRDAYHEELDSIGEGLVEMARLVGSAIGRATTAMLDADLKLAESVIEADQKVDDLQHDLEARAIALLARQQPVATDLRIVVTSLRMSADLERSGDLAQHVAKLARLRFPDRAVPRDLHATILEMGQLAQRLMAKAAEVVITKDVDLALQLEQDDDAMDLLHRTLFQHLMDDRWKHGIETAVDVTLLGRYYERFADHAVSVAKRVVYLVTGEHADDLQPDIQPVTGVEGA
- a CDS encoding AAA family ATPase — protein: MTAANDARRPFCVPTAGLPGSGKTTLSRALTARGFVRLCPDEEMYRRHGVYGVDFPRGTFPTLERPVLEEISVELRQQLRAGRDVVVDHGFWTPDDRAHWRSIATDAGAHSVVVYL
- a CDS encoding MDR family MFS transporter; this encodes MPLVAARRALRETVSGLPREFWWLWTSTLVNRLGAFVATFMALYLTLDRGYSAAYAGLVASLHGFGGVVSSLGGGVMADRLGRRPTLLIAQGSTAVSVALLGFVTDPVAIAAVAFLVGATSNASRPAVQAMMADIVRPEDRVRAFSLNYWAINLGFAVSAMAAGFIAEVSYRAGFLIEAGMTMACAIVVFLKLPESRPDVTAAKTAAGLGPEPESGLGTVLRDGRFMSVVGLSFLIALIFQQGSVGLPVAMGEAGFTPAEYGLAIAVNGVLIVALQIPVTRFIEHRDPGRLLVGSALLAGYGFGLTAFAGSVGVFALTVCVWTLAEIVNAPTQTGLVVRLSPLHGRGRYQGMYTMSWSVAALVAPLMSGLVIDRWGAEWLWGICAVVGTVAAVGYWGLTRRLAEESQVQTDNRVQEENRVQEENQVWEGSQVQGEGEVREEAGGTSARQP
- a CDS encoding SCO4226 family nickel-binding protein; this encodes MTQFMDVHHGMKGITRDQLQAAHQADLAIEKEEGVHFERAWADPNSGTVYCLSEAPSAEAVQRIHERTGHKADEIHAVPLSV